A window from Flavobacterium gyeonganense encodes these proteins:
- the aroA gene encoding 3-phosphoshikimate 1-carboxyvinyltransferase has translation MNLLLQTNHKNLQGQIAVTGSKSETNRLLLLKALFPNITLANTSNSDDSEVMQKALVGNDEIVDIHHAGTAMRFLTAYFAVNEGREVVMTGSSRMQERPIKILVEALAQLGVEISYEKEEGYPPIRIKGKKVTASKVSLAANVSSQYISALLLVASKLENGLELILEGEITSIPYIKMTLALLNDLDIQTSFEGNVIKVYPKEVVVSKEIVVESDWSSASYFFSLAALADEASITLSSYKENSLQGDSALVSIYEKMGVKTTFEANKMTLVRQPDFKLETVNFDLNNTPDIAQTIVVTCLGLGIGCHLTGLHTLKIKETDRLEALRIELTKLGANISVTNDSLTLGLSDTINHNVKIATYNDHRMAMAFAPLALKVPIIIENAEVVSKSYPDFWNDLKQLDFEVSEL, from the coding sequence ATGAATTTATTACTTCAAACCAACCATAAAAACTTACAAGGTCAAATTGCTGTTACAGGATCAAAAAGCGAAACCAATCGTTTATTGCTCTTAAAGGCACTTTTTCCAAATATAACCCTTGCTAATACTTCTAATTCTGATGACAGTGAGGTAATGCAAAAAGCCCTTGTGGGAAATGATGAGATTGTAGATATTCATCATGCCGGGACAGCGATGCGTTTTTTAACGGCTTATTTTGCAGTAAACGAAGGACGTGAAGTTGTAATGACAGGTTCAAGCAGAATGCAGGAACGCCCGATAAAAATTTTGGTAGAAGCTTTGGCACAATTGGGTGTTGAAATTTCATATGAAAAAGAAGAGGGATATCCGCCAATCAGAATTAAAGGAAAAAAAGTAACCGCTTCAAAAGTAAGCCTGGCTGCAAATGTGAGCAGTCAGTATATTTCGGCTCTTTTGTTAGTGGCTTCAAAATTAGAGAATGGATTAGAGCTTATTTTAGAGGGAGAAATTACTTCGATTCCGTATATTAAAATGACTTTGGCTTTGCTGAATGATCTGGATATTCAAACCAGTTTTGAAGGAAACGTAATTAAAGTGTATCCAAAGGAGGTAGTTGTCTCAAAAGAAATAGTTGTTGAATCTGACTGGAGCTCCGCATCCTATTTTTTCAGTCTGGCAGCGTTGGCTGATGAGGCATCGATAACTTTGAGCAGTTATAAGGAAAATAGTTTACAGGGAGATTCGGCTTTGGTTTCTATTTATGAAAAAATGGGTGTCAAAACTACTTTCGAAGCAAATAAAATGACATTAGTAAGACAGCCAGATTTTAAACTTGAAACAGTAAATTTTGATCTTAATAATACACCTGATATTGCTCAAACGATTGTGGTTACTTGTTTAGGATTAGGAATTGGCTGTCATTTAACAGGGCTTCATACTTTAAAGATCAAAGAAACAGACAGGCTTGAAGCACTCCGAATCGAGCTTACAAAATTAGGAGCCAATATTTCGGTGACAAATGATAGTTTGACTTTAGGACTTTCTGATACAATTAATCATAATGTGAAAATTGCCACTTATAACGATCATCGTATGGCAATGGCATTTGCGCCTTTGGCCTTAAAAGTTCCAATTATTATCGAAAATGCAGAAGTAGTTTCAAAATCATATCCGGATTTCTGGAATGATTTAAAACAATTAGACTTTGAAGTTTCAGAACTGTAA
- a CDS encoding DUF3857 domain-containing protein produces the protein MKFIKFFSFLVVFFILSKTTAQEFKLGKVSIAELEQKMHPKDSSAAAAILYKKGTATIEYNQQDGFVLITHVEARIKIYKKEGYDWANQSVVYYNASNDSREKVDFSDVCTFNLVNGKIEKTKLKSDGIFNEEVNKYRSRKKIAMPNVKEGSVLEYSYTIRTSNITMMRDWAFQTSIPVNYSKYVTYIPEYYIFNVRQKGYVFPKVNAEKNNKSILINSKERYSAGGFAGPIKTEFSQNKIDYVEAETTYIAEDLPAMKEESFVNNIDNYTSSLEQELSIVKFPNSPIKTFSTNWNSVAKTIYEYDDFGPELNKTGYFEDDLKALLAGVTNPEEKILIILNHVKSNVKWNEYYGYSCDKGVRKAYQEKSGNIAEINLMLTAMLRHSGLTANPVLVSTRSNGVALFPNRTAYNYVIAAVETENGYILLDASDKFSIPNVLPLRTLNWQGRLIRKDGTSQEIDLMPKKASNDIVFLTYNIDPEGKVTGQARRQCTDYNAMITRKNIFSTKEDEYLEKLENKNNKIEISDYSKTNEKEILKPIIETYSFTGNNLCEVIGGKIYVSPMLFFSTEKNPFNQETREYPVDFGFPFMDKYNITIKIPDGYAVETLPAPAAMTMQDNLGSFKFNIAANENTLQMVISHQINEAIVSTQQYEMLKDYYKAMIAKESEKIVLKKI, from the coding sequence ATGAAGTTTATTAAATTTTTCAGTTTTTTAGTTGTGTTTTTTATTCTTTCTAAAACAACAGCACAGGAATTTAAATTAGGAAAAGTATCTATTGCTGAACTAGAGCAGAAAATGCATCCAAAAGATTCATCTGCGGCTGCAGCGATATTGTACAAAAAGGGGACAGCCACAATTGAATATAACCAACAAGACGGATTTGTTTTAATCACGCATGTTGAAGCGCGCATTAAAATATATAAAAAAGAAGGCTATGACTGGGCAAACCAAAGTGTGGTATACTACAATGCAAGTAATGATTCCAGGGAAAAAGTTGATTTTTCGGATGTGTGTACTTTTAATTTAGTCAACGGAAAAATAGAAAAAACCAAACTCAAAAGTGATGGTATTTTTAATGAAGAAGTAAATAAGTACAGGTCAAGAAAGAAAATTGCAATGCCTAATGTAAAAGAAGGATCAGTGCTAGAATACAGTTATACAATCAGAACATCTAACATCACAATGATGCGTGACTGGGCTTTTCAAACCAGTATTCCGGTAAATTATTCTAAGTATGTAACTTACATTCCGGAATATTATATTTTTAATGTTAGACAAAAGGGATATGTGTTTCCTAAAGTTAATGCAGAAAAAAACAATAAATCAATCCTGATAAATTCTAAAGAAAGGTATTCAGCAGGAGGATTCGCAGGTCCAATAAAAACCGAGTTTTCTCAGAATAAAATAGATTATGTGGAAGCTGAAACAACTTATATCGCTGAAGATTTGCCAGCGATGAAAGAGGAATCTTTTGTCAATAACATAGATAATTATACCTCCAGCCTGGAGCAGGAACTATCAATTGTTAAGTTTCCTAATAGTCCAATAAAAACTTTTTCTACTAATTGGAATTCAGTAGCCAAGACAATTTATGAGTATGATGATTTTGGTCCTGAATTAAACAAGACAGGATATTTTGAAGATGATTTAAAAGCATTACTAGCAGGAGTAACAAACCCTGAGGAGAAAATATTAATTATTTTAAATCATGTTAAATCAAATGTAAAATGGAATGAATATTATGGCTACAGCTGTGATAAAGGAGTACGTAAAGCCTATCAGGAAAAATCAGGAAATATTGCCGAGATAAATTTAATGCTAACAGCAATGTTACGTCATTCGGGTTTAACTGCAAATCCGGTTTTGGTTAGTACAAGATCGAACGGGGTAGCATTATTCCCTAACAGAACAGCCTACAACTATGTAATTGCAGCAGTAGAAACTGAAAATGGCTATATATTATTAGATGCATCTGATAAATTTTCTATTCCTAATGTTTTACCGCTTAGAACTTTAAACTGGCAGGGAAGATTAATAAGAAAGGACGGGACTTCTCAGGAAATCGACCTAATGCCTAAGAAGGCGTCTAATGATATTGTTTTTTTGACTTATAATATTGATCCTGAAGGTAAAGTGACAGGACAGGCAAGAAGACAATGTACAGATTATAACGCCATGATTACAAGAAAAAATATTTTTAGTACAAAAGAAGATGAATATCTGGAAAAACTTGAAAACAAAAATAATAAAATAGAAATCAGCGACTACTCAAAAACAAACGAAAAAGAGATTTTGAAACCTATTATAGAAACCTATTCGTTTACGGGAAATAATTTATGTGAAGTAATAGGGGGTAAAATATATGTTAGTCCAATGTTATTCTTTTCTACTGAAAAGAACCCATTTAATCAGGAAACAAGAGAATATCCTGTTGATTTTGGATTTCCATTTATGGACAAATATAACATCACAATTAAAATTCCTGATGGCTATGCAGTCGAAACACTTCCTGCGCCAGCTGCAATGACCATGCAAGATAACTTAGGCTCCTTCAAGTTTAATATTGCAGCTAATGAAAATACGCTTCAGATGGTAATTTCTCATCAAATTAATGAAGCAATTGTATCAACACAGCAATATGAAATGCTAAAAGATTACTATAAAGCAATGATTGCAAAAGAAAGCGAGAAAATTGTTTTAAAGAAAATTTAA
- the kynU gene encoding kynureninase: MTFQNTREFAKQLDSQDVLNHYQDQFIFPKVDGKRVIYFTGNSLGLQPKRTKSYIDEIMNDWAHLAVEGHFYAEKPWWDYQERFPESLSKIVGALPSEVTVMNTLTVNLHLLMVSFYQPTATRYKIICEEKAFPSDQYMFQSQVHFHGYKPEDAIVEIKRREGEHNIRLEDILAKIEEVGDELALVLIGGVNYYTGQVFDIKTITAAGQKAGAKVGWDLAHAAGNIKLELHDWNVDFAAWCSYKYMNSGPGNASGCFVHERHHNSDLPRFAGWWGHNKERRFKMEPNFDPVEGAGGWQISNLPVLSLAPYLASVEMFAEVGMDALITKRDKITSYLEFILHEIDKEVDSNFEIITPSNPEERASQLSVFLHGEGRSLFDYLMKNGVIIDWREPNVIRLAPVPLYCSFEDMYDFGQILKKGILAK, translated from the coding sequence ATGACTTTTCAAAATACACGCGAATTCGCAAAACAACTTGACTCACAAGACGTTTTAAATCATTACCAGGATCAGTTTATTTTTCCTAAAGTAGATGGTAAACGTGTTATTTATTTCACAGGAAATTCTTTAGGATTACAGCCCAAAAGAACCAAATCCTATATTGATGAAATAATGAATGACTGGGCACATCTTGCGGTAGAAGGTCATTTTTATGCAGAAAAGCCATGGTGGGATTATCAGGAAAGATTCCCGGAATCTTTAAGTAAAATTGTAGGTGCCCTGCCTTCAGAAGTTACGGTTATGAATACCCTGACTGTAAACCTTCATTTGCTGATGGTTTCTTTCTATCAGCCTACTGCAACCCGTTATAAAATTATCTGCGAGGAAAAAGCCTTTCCTTCAGATCAGTATATGTTTCAAAGCCAGGTTCATTTTCATGGATATAAACCGGAAGATGCTATTGTAGAAATAAAACGCCGCGAAGGGGAACACAATATTAGACTTGAAGATATTCTGGCAAAAATTGAAGAAGTTGGTGACGAGTTGGCTTTGGTTTTAATTGGAGGCGTAAATTATTATACTGGGCAGGTTTTCGACATTAAAACCATTACTGCAGCCGGACAAAAAGCTGGTGCAAAAGTAGGTTGGGATTTAGCTCACGCTGCTGGAAATATAAAATTAGAACTTCACGACTGGAATGTAGATTTCGCTGCCTGGTGCAGTTATAAATATATGAATTCAGGTCCAGGAAATGCTTCCGGGTGTTTTGTTCATGAAAGACATCATAATTCAGACTTGCCAAGATTTGCAGGCTGGTGGGGACATAATAAAGAGCGCCGATTTAAAATGGAACCTAATTTTGATCCAGTTGAAGGTGCGGGTGGCTGGCAGATCAGTAATTTGCCGGTACTTTCTTTGGCTCCCTATTTAGCTTCTGTAGAAATGTTTGCCGAGGTAGGAATGGATGCCTTAATCACCAAAAGAGATAAAATTACCTCTTATCTGGAATTTATACTCCATGAAATTGATAAGGAAGTTGATAGTAATTTCGAAATTATAACACCTTCAAATCCTGAAGAAAGAGCGTCTCAATTATCTGTTTTTTTACACGGAGAAGGAAGAAGCTTATTCGATTATTTGATGAAAAACGGCGTAATTATAGACTGGCGCGAGCCCAATGTTATTCGTCTGGCACCAGTTCCTTTGTATTGCTCTTTTGAAGATATGTATGATTTTGGACAGATTCTAAAAAAGGGAATTTTAGCAAAATGA
- the dtd gene encoding D-aminoacyl-tRNA deacylase produces MKIVIQRVSEASVTVDQEIVAKIQKGLLVLVGIEDADTQEDIDWLAGKIIKMRIFGDENDVMNCSVQDIDGEIIVVSQFTLHASTKKGNRPSYIKASKPDFSIPMYENFIKSLEKEFNKKVQTGIFGADMKVRLLNDGPVTIVMDSKNKE; encoded by the coding sequence ATGAAAATAGTAATCCAAAGAGTTTCAGAAGCATCAGTAACCGTTGATCAGGAAATAGTTGCTAAAATTCAAAAAGGATTATTGGTTTTAGTTGGCATTGAAGATGCAGATACGCAGGAAGATATTGACTGGCTCGCCGGTAAAATAATTAAAATGAGAATTTTTGGAGATGAGAATGATGTAATGAACTGTTCGGTTCAGGATATTGACGGAGAAATTATTGTCGTAAGTCAGTTTACGCTTCACGCATCAACAAAAAAAGGAAACCGCCCTTCGTATATAAAAGCTTCAAAGCCAGACTTTTCGATTCCGATGTATGAAAACTTCATAAAGTCTTTGGAGAAAGAATTCAATAAAAAAGTACAAACCGGAATTTTTGGTGCAGATATGAAAGTCAGGCTGTTAAATGATGGTCCTGTAACGATTGTAATGGATAGCAAAAACAAGGAGTAA
- a CDS encoding DUF3857 domain-containing protein, translated as MMLLGKKSKRSKEKDFIDQSAVSGSTLFSDNRVVYLNYTPVSYPFTIVYSCETETSNTAFIPQWYFLGGYYLSVEKSVLNVTFPNNLGFKKKEFYFSGFNIKKTADTDTRLSYEAINILAQKAEDLSPSSRDLYPRIMMGLEKFHLEGVDGTATTWEAFGKWYGDKILTGTTELPEETKTKIKALVGNEKDPVEKAKIVYDYVQKKSRYVNIAIGIGGWKPMLATDVDRLGYGDCKALSNYTKALLQAVDVPSYNTILYGDRYKSNIQSDFVSMQGNHMILAVPNGDNYTFLECTSQDDPFGYQGTFTDDRDVLVVKPEGGVIVRTKIYDDKGNTQTDKGSYSIDENGNLSGHIFITSEGSQYSSKSRTEILQPTEKEAHYKEYWSNINNLKLGKITFTNDKQKIRFTEDIEVSATNYGVISANKMIFPVDVFNQSKSNVKRIRNRKNPFQIQRGYLDTDEIEVNLPAGFSIEFLPSNFELKGKFGEYKTEIIKKEDNKLTYKRSMFLNKGKYSNKEYDEYRLFMEQVSKNDNAKIILTRN; from the coding sequence ATGATGCTTTTGGGAAAGAAATCAAAAAGATCAAAAGAAAAAGATTTTATAGACCAAAGTGCTGTAAGCGGAAGCACCCTTTTTTCAGATAACCGAGTAGTTTATTTAAATTATACGCCAGTTTCATATCCCTTTACTATTGTTTATAGCTGCGAAACGGAAACTTCCAATACCGCTTTTATACCACAATGGTATTTTTTAGGAGGGTATTATCTTAGTGTCGAGAAAAGTGTATTAAATGTTACTTTTCCGAATAATCTTGGGTTTAAAAAGAAGGAGTTTTATTTTTCAGGATTTAATATTAAAAAAACGGCTGATACAGATACCAGGCTAAGTTACGAGGCCATTAATATTTTAGCTCAGAAGGCTGAAGATCTTAGCCCGTCTTCACGTGATCTTTATCCGAGAATTATGATGGGACTTGAAAAATTTCACTTAGAAGGAGTAGACGGGACAGCAACAACGTGGGAAGCTTTTGGTAAATGGTATGGAGATAAAATTCTAACAGGTACTACTGAGCTGCCGGAAGAAACTAAGACTAAAATCAAAGCACTTGTCGGAAACGAAAAAGACCCTGTCGAAAAAGCAAAAATTGTGTATGATTATGTACAGAAAAAATCACGATATGTGAATATTGCTATAGGGATTGGGGGATGGAAACCTATGCTGGCTACAGATGTAGATCGCTTGGGATATGGTGATTGTAAAGCATTATCCAATTATACTAAGGCTCTTTTACAAGCGGTTGATGTTCCCTCTTATAATACTATTTTATATGGTGATCGCTACAAGTCCAATATTCAGTCTGATTTTGTCTCAATGCAGGGAAACCATATGATACTGGCAGTTCCAAATGGAGATAATTATACTTTTTTGGAATGTACAAGCCAGGATGATCCATTTGGTTATCAGGGTACTTTTACAGATGACAGGGATGTTTTGGTCGTGAAGCCTGAAGGTGGCGTAATTGTGAGGACTAAAATATATGATGATAAAGGAAATACCCAAACAGATAAAGGAAGTTATAGTATTGATGAAAATGGTAATCTTTCTGGTCATATTTTTATAACTTCAGAAGGTTCTCAATACAGTTCAAAGTCCAGGACTGAAATTTTACAGCCTACAGAAAAAGAAGCACATTATAAAGAATATTGGAGTAACATTAATAATTTAAAATTAGGGAAAATAACTTTTACAAATGATAAACAAAAGATTCGTTTTACTGAAGATATAGAGGTAAGTGCAACGAATTATGGTGTCATTTCGGCTAATAAAATGATTTTTCCGGTAGATGTTTTTAATCAAAGCAAAAGTAATGTCAAGCGCATCCGAAATCGTAAAAATCCTTTTCAGATTCAGCGTGGTTATTTAGATACAGATGAAATTGAAGTTAATCTTCCAGCCGGATTTTCAATTGAATTTCTTCCTTCGAACTTTGAATTAAAAGGGAAATTTGGCGAATATAAAACAGAAATTATCAAAAAGGAAGATAATAAACTTACTTACAAACGCTCTATGTTTTTAAATAAAGGAAAATATTCCAACAAAGAATATGATGAATACCGTCTTTTTATGGAGCAGGTATCAAAAAATGATAATGCCAAAATTATACTAACCAGAAACTAA
- the queA gene encoding tRNA preQ1(34) S-adenosylmethionine ribosyltransferase-isomerase QueA, giving the protein MKLSHFNFNLPKELLAEFPAENRDESRLMVIDRKKNTIEHKMFKDVINYFDDGDVLILNNTKVFPARLYGNKEKTGARIEVFLLRELNSEQRLWDVLVDPARKIRIGNKLYFGDDDSLVAEVIDNTTSRGRTLRFLYDGSYEEFRNKLTELGETPIPKYINREVTPEDADRYQTIYAKEEGAVAAPTAGLHFSKHLLKKLEIKGVNFAEVTLHVGLGTFNPVEVEDLSKHKMDSEELIITQEACDIVNEGKAKKKRICAVGTTSMRAIESSVSSANTLNPYEGWTNKFIFPPHDFSIANCMITNFHTPKSTLLMMISAFCGHDLMKKAYDEAIKEGYKFYSYGDAMLIL; this is encoded by the coding sequence ATGAAATTATCACACTTCAATTTCAACTTACCAAAAGAACTTTTGGCTGAATTCCCGGCAGAAAACAGAGACGAGTCCCGTTTAATGGTAATTGACCGTAAAAAAAACACTATCGAGCATAAAATGTTTAAAGACGTAATCAATTATTTTGATGACGGAGACGTTTTAATTCTTAATAATACAAAAGTTTTCCCGGCGCGTTTGTACGGAAATAAAGAAAAAACAGGAGCCAGAATAGAGGTTTTCTTATTGAGAGAACTAAACTCAGAACAGCGTCTTTGGGATGTTTTGGTTGATCCGGCACGTAAAATCAGAATTGGTAATAAACTTTATTTTGGCGATGATGACTCTTTAGTTGCTGAGGTAATTGATAATACGACTTCTCGTGGAAGAACTTTACGTTTTCTATATGATGGTTCTTATGAGGAATTCAGAAATAAATTGACAGAACTTGGAGAAACTCCAATCCCTAAATATATCAACCGTGAAGTAACTCCCGAAGATGCAGACAGATACCAGACGATTTATGCAAAAGAAGAGGGAGCTGTAGCAGCACCAACAGCTGGTTTGCACTTCTCAAAACACCTTTTGAAAAAACTGGAAATCAAAGGAGTAAATTTTGCTGAGGTGACTTTACACGTAGGTTTAGGAACTTTTAACCCAGTTGAGGTGGAAGATTTATCAAAACACAAAATGGATTCTGAGGAATTAATTATAACTCAGGAAGCTTGTGATATAGTAAATGAAGGAAAAGCAAAGAAAAAACGTATTTGTGCAGTAGGAACAACTTCTATGCGTGCAATTGAAAGTTCTGTTTCTTCTGCAAATACTTTGAATCCTTACGAAGGCTGGACAAATAAATTTATCTTTCCTCCTCACGATTTTAGTATTGCAAACTGTATGATTACTAATTTCCATACGCCAAAATCAACATTATTAATGATGATTTCAGCTTTTTGTGGACATGATTTAATGAAAAAAGCTTACGATGAAGCAATCAAAGAAGGATATAAGTTTTATTCTTACGGAGATGCGATGTTAATTCTATAA
- a CDS encoding YMGG-like glycine zipper-containing protein, with protein MKALYSLLVALTVISCQNQGKADIEKAKQASIDSMKVEINKQRIIDSMKTEMANLQEEKEKAEEARKAEAQKVVVVRQDATTTTTAAPAKKKGWSSTAKGAVIGAGVGAITGAAVSKKKGEGAIIGGLAGAGVGAGTGAIIDGSKKKKE; from the coding sequence ATGAAAGCGTTATATTCTTTATTAGTCGCATTAACTGTAATTTCTTGTCAAAATCAGGGAAAAGCTGATATTGAGAAAGCGAAGCAGGCCAGTATCGATTCAATGAAAGTCGAAATTAACAAACAAAGAATCATTGATTCGATGAAAACAGAAATGGCTAATCTGCAGGAGGAAAAAGAAAAAGCAGAAGAAGCACGAAAAGCAGAAGCACAAAAAGTTGTCGTAGTGCGTCAGGATGCAACAACTACAACTACAGCGGCTCCTGCTAAAAAGAAAGGCTGGAGTTCTACTGCAAAAGGTGCAGTGATTGGTGCCGGAGTTGGAGCAATTACAGGTGCCGCAGTCAGCAAGAAAAAAGGAGAAGGAGCCATAATTGGCGGTTTGGCCGGAGCTGGTGTTGGAGCCGGAACAGGAGCTATTATTGATGGCAGCAAAAAGAAAAAAGAATAA
- a CDS encoding nucleotide pyrophosphohydrolase — MDLKNAQLDVDTWIKEHGVRYFNELTNMAQLTEEVGEVARIIARRYGEQSEKESDKNKDLGEELADVVFVVLCLANQTGIDLQAAFDKKMDLKSVRDKDRHKNNDKLK; from the coding sequence ATGGATTTGAAAAACGCACAATTAGACGTTGATACCTGGATAAAAGAACATGGTGTCCGTTATTTTAATGAATTAACCAATATGGCACAACTTACAGAAGAAGTAGGTGAAGTTGCGAGGATTATTGCGCGTAGATACGGGGAACAATCAGAAAAAGAAAGTGATAAAAACAAAGATTTAGGCGAAGAACTTGCCGATGTTGTTTTTGTAGTCTTATGCCTGGCTAATCAAACAGGAATTGATTTACAGGCTGCTTTTGATAAAAAAATGGATTTAAAATCGGTTAGGGATAAGGATCGTCACAAAAACAACGATAAATTGAAATAA
- a CDS encoding DUF3857 domain-containing protein, which yields MKLYAIIISIILILTSITVKAQNYELGKVTVAELEETVHPKDSSAPAAILFKKAKTFFIYDIKNGFTANHVYEFKIKIYKKEGLSWANQKVKYYVGYENMNKDYLEFSNAFTYNIENKNIIKTKLDGQGVFKTNVNKYWNEKTITFPNVKVGSILEFKYILKSENIVNFPDFQCQYDVPVNYFQYKTEIPEFYIYKPLLIGYQNIASESKMVGGHQNFTNEYNQSRSFNYRQIDAVYSCKDIPALIEELYVDNLENYRISIRHELERVRLPEQPVKDYAQTWEGVATTIFKNENFGKQLNEKMFLTEDLNRILIDINSPEERLNVIFKFVQNKMNWDEKNDYYTDKGVKEAYKNQTGNVAEINFILINMLQFAGIKANPVLVSTIENGTPVYPTRTGFNYVIAAAEIDGKQILLDASHKFTSPDILPLNVLNWKGRLIKSDGSSEEINLVPATQSKENVMMIAKINNSGVLQGKIRNHKLDYDAYRFRIANANKSTGNYLEKLEEQLENAKISNYAVENIKTNVEKPVIEAFDFISENQCEIIGDKMFISPMLFFTTTKNYFNQEKRQMPVYFGYPSQEKLNINLEIPEGYSIEALPKPIQIVAENNGILYRFNINNEGNKIQIVCSTEINSSIFAADQYDGLKEIFQKIITSQGEKIILKKI from the coding sequence ATGAAATTATACGCCATAATTATTTCGATAATTTTAATTCTTACTTCTATTACTGTCAAAGCCCAAAATTACGAGTTAGGAAAAGTAACAGTTGCAGAATTAGAAGAAACAGTTCATCCAAAAGACAGTTCTGCTCCTGCAGCTATATTGTTTAAAAAAGCCAAAACTTTTTTTATTTACGATATAAAAAACGGTTTTACAGCAAATCATGTTTATGAATTTAAAATTAAAATATATAAAAAGGAAGGACTTAGCTGGGCCAATCAAAAAGTAAAGTACTATGTAGGATATGAAAATATGAATAAGGATTATTTGGAATTTTCTAATGCTTTTACTTATAATATTGAAAATAAAAATATTATAAAAACTAAATTAGATGGACAGGGAGTTTTTAAAACCAATGTAAATAAATACTGGAATGAAAAAACAATTACTTTTCCTAATGTAAAAGTGGGTTCAATTCTGGAATTCAAATACATTTTAAAGTCTGAAAACATTGTCAATTTTCCCGATTTCCAATGTCAGTATGATGTACCGGTAAATTATTTTCAATACAAAACAGAAATCCCTGAGTTTTATATTTATAAACCATTACTAATCGGATACCAGAATATTGCTTCAGAATCTAAAATGGTTGGAGGACACCAGAACTTTACCAATGAATATAATCAATCCAGATCATTTAATTATAGGCAGATCGATGCGGTCTATTCATGCAAAGATATTCCGGCTCTTATAGAGGAGCTCTATGTAGATAATCTTGAAAATTACAGAATTTCAATTCGACATGAACTGGAAAGGGTTCGTTTACCAGAACAGCCTGTCAAAGATTATGCACAAACCTGGGAGGGAGTTGCTACAACAATTTTTAAAAATGAAAATTTTGGGAAGCAACTCAATGAGAAAATGTTTTTAACGGAAGATCTAAATCGAATATTGATTGATATTAATTCACCAGAGGAAAGACTGAATGTCATTTTTAAATTTGTCCAGAATAAAATGAACTGGGACGAAAAGAATGATTATTATACTGACAAAGGAGTAAAAGAAGCCTATAAAAACCAAACGGGTAACGTAGCCGAAATTAATTTTATTCTAATTAATATGCTTCAGTTCGCAGGTATCAAAGCAAATCCTGTGTTAGTTAGTACTATTGAGAACGGTACTCCGGTATATCCCACAAGAACCGGGTTTAATTATGTTATTGCTGCTGCGGAAATTGATGGAAAACAAATTTTATTAGACGCCTCGCATAAATTTACTTCTCCTGATATTCTGCCATTAAATGTATTGAATTGGAAAGGAAGACTTATAAAATCAGACGGATCTTCTGAAGAAATAAATTTGGTTCCAGCTACACAGTCAAAAGAAAATGTGATGATGATTGCTAAAATCAATAATTCAGGAGTACTTCAAGGTAAAATCCGAAATCATAAACTCGACTATGATGCTTATCGTTTTAGAATTGCAAATGCAAACAAAAGTACCGGGAATTATCTGGAAAAATTAGAAGAACAATTAGAAAATGCTAAAATTTCAAATTATGCAGTTGAAAATATAAAAACAAATGTCGAAAAGCCTGTTATTGAAGCATTCGACTTTATTTCAGAAAATCAATGTGAAATTATTGGAGACAAAATGTTTATATCCCCGATGCTGTTTTTTACGACAACTAAAAATTATTTTAATCAGGAGAAAAGACAAATGCCCGTGTATTTTGGGTATCCCAGTCAGGAAAAATTAAATATAAATCTTGAAATTCCTGAAGGATATAGTATTGAGGCATTGCCAAAACCTATTCAGATTGTAGCTGAGAATAATGGAATTTTGTATAGATTTAATATTAATAATGAAGGAAACAAAATTCAGATTGTTTGCTCAACAGAAATTAACAGTAGTATTTTTGCAGCAGATCAGTACGATGGCTTAAAAGAAATTTTTCAAAAAATAATCACAAGTCAAGGCGAAAAAATTATTCTTAAAAAAATATAG